A window of Trichoderma atroviride chromosome 3, complete sequence contains these coding sequences:
- a CDS encoding uncharacterized protein (EggNog:ENOG41), with protein sequence MMATKTKTAKGLEHEKRKGESALSDFAEYVEQQQNLRYPASAKKPADSVEHDVELDELLDSLNLVDSAPRVKLKDLVLESDDDTLKKLGDVIVERIEEGAGETVFDLGFENSGESMQLTPQEWHQAYTRLVEAAKRVGADCQLLLTTNVGGKEEAESTATSPTKDKSCSGKILIRRIPGKIEDVIETRIAVVGNVDAGKSSLLGVLVKNDLDDGRGRARVNLFRHKHEMETGRTSSVGMEIMGFDSLGQVVTSDTPGRKLSWEDIGKRSAKVITFSDLAGHEKYLRTTVFGLLSSSPDFCLLMVAANNGLVGMSKEHLGIALALNVPVMVIITKIDICPPNILKETISQVNKIMKSPGARKMPTFITNREECINTATQFVSKRICPVFQVSNVTGENLDLVRLFLNMLPHHGHYHSDAPFEFQVNDTFSVPFTGTVVSGIVKSGMVHEGDNVLIGPDSLGHFTPTAVRSIERKRIRVHVAEAGQSASFALKKMKRRDVRKGMVMLHKEEGQTGPRVFQEFVAEVLILSHATTIKKRYQAMLHVGAVSQTCAIIDIDRELIRTGDRANVAFRFVQRPEYIAPGDRLLFREGRTRGLGIVKSVGYDPKQPLMSAPEDVIGQAEDVEQQSVVGEANDVASGT encoded by the exons ATGATGGCGACCAAGACCAAGACGGCCAAGGGCCTCGAGCATGAAAAGCGCAAGGGCGAATCG GCTCTCAGCGACTTTGCCGAATATGTAGAACAACAGCAGAATCTACGGTATCCAGCCTCTGCGAAGAAGCCCGCCGACTCAGTGGAACACGATGTGGAGCTtgatgagctgctcgacagcCTAAATCTGGTCGACTCTGCGCCGCGAGTGAAGCTCAAGGACCTCGTGCTCGAATCGGACGACGACACCCTGAAGAAGCTCGGAGACGTCATTGTCGAGCGAATAGAAGAAGGCGCCGGCGAGACGGTCTTCGATCTCGGGTTCGAGAACAGCGGCGAATCCATGCAACTGACTCCGCAAGAGTGGCATCAGGCGTATACAAGACTCGTCGAGGCTGCGAAGCGGGTGGGCGCAGACTGCCAGCTGCTCCTAACGACCAATGTGGGTGGCAAGGAAGAGGCGGAAAGCACGGCGACGAGCCCGACCAAGGACAAGAGCTGCAGCGGAAAGATTCTCATTCGAAGGATACCGGGCAAGATTGAGGATGTCATTGAGACGAGGATAGCAGTCGTGGGCAATG TCGATGCTGGAAAGAGTTCGCTGCTCGGCGTGCTAGTCAAGAACGACCTGGACGACGGGCGAGGACGAGCGCGAGTGAATCTCTTCCGTCACAAGCACGAAATGGAGACGGGACGAACAAGCTCTGTGGGCATGGAAATCATGGGGTTCGACAGTCTCGGCCAAGTCGTCACTTCGGATACCCCAGGCC GAAAGCTGTCGTGGGAAGACATTGGGAAGCGCAGTGCCAAGGTCATCACTTTCAGCGATCTGGCTGGGCACGAAAAGTACCTGCGCACGACTGTGTTCGGCTTGCTCTCCAGCAGTCCCGACTTTTGCCTTCTTATGGTCGCGGCCAACAATGGACTGGTTGGAATGAGCAAGGAGCACCTGGGCATTGCGCTGGCGCTCAACGTCCCCGTCATGGTCATCATCACCAAGATTGACATTTGCCCTCCCAACATTCTCAAGGAGACCATCAGCCAGGTCAACAAGATCATGAAGAGTCCCGGTGCCCGAAAGATGCCAACCTTTATCACAAACCGCGAAGAGTGCATCAACACGGCGACCCAGTTTGTCAGCAAGAGGATATGTCCCGTCTTCCAGGTGTCCAACGTCACCGGCGAGAACCTCGATCTCGTGCGGCTCTTCCTGAACATGCTGCCTCACCACGGGCACTATCACTCTGACGCGCCATTCGAGTTTCAAGTTAATGACACATTCTCGGTGCCGTTCACTGGTACGGTTGTCTCTGGCATTGTCAAGTCTGGCATGGTTCACGAAGGCGACAATGTTCTGATTGGGCCGGATTCTCTAGGGCATTTCACGCCCACGGCAGTGCGTTCCATTGAGCGCAAGAGAATACGGGTGCATGTGGCCGAGGCAGGGCAATCTGCCTCGTTTGCgctcaagaagatgaagcggcGAGATGTCCGCAAGGGCATGGTGATGCTTCATAAAGAAGAGGGACAGACTGGGCCCAGGGTGTTTCAAGAATTCGTCGCAGAAG TTCTTATTCTGTCGCACGCAACCACCATCAAGAAGCGCTATCAGGCCATGCTACATGTCGGTGCCGTCTCGCAGACATGCGCTATCATCGACATTGACCGCGAGCTGATTCGCACGGGCGATCGCGCCAACGTTGCCTTTCGCTTTGTCCAGCGTCCAGAGTACATTGCCCCTGGAGACCGGCTTTTGTTCAGAGAGGGCCGCACTAGAGGTCTCGGCATTGTCAAGTCTGTAGGGTACGATCCCAAGCAGCCGCTGATGAGCGCTCCAGAAGATGTGATTGGGCAAGCCGAGGACGTCGAGCAGCAATCTGTGGTTGGAGAAGCGAATGATGTAGCAAGCGGGACGTAG
- a CDS encoding uncharacterized protein (EggNog:ENOG41~TransMembrane:1 (i236-255o)): MYRHLHHHVYQTNFISSTHSSSTSSSPSPSSTTPTSPQPPSPPSHDLSLAFHWYHGTAILKHFLALPSPATTLSSTHRDALWVCASILGATSFASVRTQDPLAAWPLADPNPAVDLDWLKMGYGKKVVWDIADPSRPESVFHKTLYNTPMQQTFDMEAPVSEGILPPLLYSFFNLSPSTAASTVSEDAKSYHSACVILSILWVNKINEHNAILFLTFITHIDPNYRSLIENKDHRALLLLLYWHCLVVPLESWWMRRRCVVEAKAICMYLDDKCADDEAFIELLELPKQVLANAH, translated from the coding sequence ATgtatcgtcatcttcatcatcatgtATATCAAACTaacttcatctccagcacgcATTCCTCATCCAcgtcctcctcgccatcacccTCCTCCACGACACCCACCTCTCCTCagcccccctcccccccctcccaCGACCTCTCCCTCGCCTTCCACTGGTATCACGGCACCGCCATCCTCAAGCACTTCCTCGCCCTCCCCTCGCCAGCCACAACCCTCTCCTCCACCCACCGCGACGCCCTCTGGGTCTGCGCCtccatcctcggcgccaCGTCCTTTGCCTCCGTCCGCACCCAGGACCCCCTCGCCGCCTGGCCGCTGGCCGACCCGAACCCGGCCGTCGACCTGGACTGGCTCAAGATGGGCTACGGCAAAAAGGTCGTCTGGGACATTGCCGACCCGTCGCGCCCGGAGAGCGTCTTCCACAAGACGCTCTACAACACGCCCATGCAGCAGACGTTTGACATGGAGGCCCCCGTCAGCGAGGGCATattgccgccgctgctctaCTCCTTTTTCAACCTCTCGCCCTCGACCGCGGCGTCGACTGTCTCGGAGGATGCAAAGTCTTACCATTCTGCGTGCGTCATCTTGTCCATCCTGTGGGTCAACAAGATCAACGAGCACAAcgccatcctcttcctcacaTTCATCACGCACATTGACCCAAACTATAGGTCTCTCATCGAAAACAAGGACCACCGGGCActgctcctcctcttgtATTGGCACTGCCTCGTGGTGCCCCTCGAGAGTTGGTGGATGCGTCGACGATGCGTCGTGGAAGCCAAAGCGATTTGCATGTATCTCGACGACAAGTGTGCGGATGACGAAGCTTTTATAGAGCTGTTGGAATTGCCAAAGCAAGTCCTGGCAAATGCGCATTGA